The Actinomadura sp. WMMB 499 genome includes a window with the following:
- a CDS encoding type II toxin-antitoxin system Phd/YefM family antitoxin, protein MSITASEARRRLFPLIDEVNDDGAPVEIVAKNNRAYLVSAAEYEALEETAHLLRSPANTRRLMTAYQHALEGRHEIRDTIDPDEEQ, encoded by the coding sequence ATGTCCATTACCGCGAGCGAGGCGCGCCGCAGGCTGTTCCCCCTCATCGATGAGGTCAACGACGATGGGGCGCCCGTGGAGATCGTCGCCAAGAACAACCGCGCCTACCTGGTGTCCGCCGCCGAGTACGAGGCGCTGGAGGAGACCGCGCACCTGCTGCGCTCACCGGCCAACACGCGTCGGCTCATGACGGCCTACCAGCATGCCCTGGAAGGCCGGCACGAGATCCGTGACACCATCGACCCCGACGAGGAGCAGTGA
- a CDS encoding Txe/YoeB family addiction module toxin, translating into MKLSFTPEGWEDYTSWLSTDRQTLKRINRLIDDALRDPYEGIGKPEPLKHALQGAWSRRITEEHRLVYLPRGDELIILQARYRY; encoded by the coding sequence GTGAAGCTGTCCTTCACCCCGGAAGGGTGGGAGGACTACACATCCTGGCTCTCCACCGATCGGCAGACCCTGAAGCGCATCAACCGCCTCATCGATGACGCCCTGCGCGACCCGTACGAGGGCATCGGGAAGCCCGAGCCGCTCAAGCACGCTCTCCAAGGAGCCTGGTCCCGCCGGATCACCGAAGAACACCGCCTCGTCTACCTCCCCCGTGGTGACGAGCTCATCATCCTGCAGGCTCGCTACCGCTACTGA
- a CDS encoding TetR/AcrR family transcriptional regulator, whose amino-acid sequence MAPPEHLISPSGPEEETEELTTRILDAALAEFGAYGLRRTNVDSVARRAELARATVYRRFAGKNDLMQAVAIREGRRAMVAMVRAAEGRPTVEERLVEGFVTGIGLARANPLLARLISSEPEIVLPYLTTESRFVAFARDFLAEQFRRSPGPSAVASPDAAAELIVRLAMSFFLDPQSCIPLETENDLRTFARTYLVPLLRAGTEPA is encoded by the coding sequence ATGGCGCCACCCGAACACCTGATCTCCCCGTCCGGCCCGGAGGAGGAGACCGAAGAGCTCACCACCCGGATCCTGGACGCGGCCCTGGCGGAGTTCGGCGCGTACGGGCTGCGCCGGACCAACGTGGACAGCGTCGCCCGCCGCGCCGAACTGGCCCGCGCCACCGTCTACCGCCGCTTCGCGGGCAAGAACGACCTGATGCAGGCCGTCGCGATCCGCGAGGGCCGCCGCGCCATGGTCGCGATGGTCCGCGCCGCCGAGGGCCGCCCGACCGTCGAGGAACGCCTCGTCGAGGGCTTCGTCACCGGCATCGGCCTCGCCCGCGCGAACCCCCTGCTGGCCCGGCTGATCAGCTCCGAGCCGGAGATCGTCCTGCCCTACCTGACCACCGAGTCCCGGTTCGTGGCGTTCGCCCGCGACTTCCTCGCCGAGCAGTTCCGCCGCTCGCCCGGCCCGTCCGCCGTCGCGTCCCCGGACGCCGCCGCCGAACTGATCGTCCGCCTCGCGATGTCGTTCTTCCTGGACCCGCAGAGCTGCATCCCGCTCGAGACCGAGAACGACCTCCGCACCTTCGCCCGCACGTACCTCGTCCCCCTCCTCCGCGCCGGCACCGAACCCGCCTGA
- a CDS encoding cytochrome P450, which translates to MTSGTLPPELQEFDLSGLAFWTRPDADRLEAFRRMREMDRAAFVPIAKLPFIKSKPGFHALARHADVTEASRRPELFSSEPTANTLTEMPAWAGRFFGSMINMDDPRHAQIRRVVSRAFTPKVLARAEEDLQRRASRIVDDMIAEGPGDFVAQAAARLPVEVICDLMGIPARHHAMVLNRTNVILGYSDPEYNGIPADERYLAGKPRRVDLLKGSVKLVRAGNDLFRLVKRLGEERKKRPGEDLISKLVNANDDGESLTTQETGSFFILLVTAGNETTRNAIAHALRLFTEFPEQRALLLEDFEGRIGGAVEEIVRYSTPVIQFRRNVTRDCELNGMPLKKGDIAVLIYTSANRDESVFTDPDAFDITRSPNPHVGFGGPGPHYCLGAHLARREITVMLRELFTRLPDIRSAGEPERLLSHFINGIKRMDCDFRTETPS; encoded by the coding sequence GTGACGTCCGGAACGCTCCCACCCGAACTGCAGGAGTTCGATCTGTCCGGGCTGGCGTTCTGGACGCGCCCGGACGCCGATCGGCTCGAGGCGTTCCGGCGGATGCGGGAGATGGACCGGGCGGCGTTCGTCCCGATCGCGAAGCTCCCGTTCATCAAGTCCAAGCCCGGCTTCCACGCGCTGGCCCGGCACGCCGACGTCACCGAGGCCAGCCGCAGGCCCGAGCTGTTCAGCAGCGAGCCGACGGCCAACACGCTGACCGAGATGCCCGCGTGGGCGGGCCGGTTCTTCGGCTCGATGATCAACATGGACGATCCGCGGCACGCCCAGATCCGGCGGGTCGTGTCGCGGGCGTTCACCCCGAAGGTGCTGGCGCGGGCGGAGGAGGACCTCCAGCGGCGCGCGTCCCGGATCGTGGACGACATGATCGCCGAGGGGCCCGGCGACTTCGTGGCGCAGGCCGCGGCGCGGCTGCCGGTCGAGGTCATCTGCGACCTGATGGGTATCCCCGCACGGCACCACGCGATGGTGCTGAACCGGACGAACGTCATCCTCGGCTACAGCGACCCCGAGTACAACGGGATCCCCGCCGACGAGCGGTACCTGGCGGGCAAGCCGCGCAGGGTCGACCTGCTGAAGGGCTCGGTCAAGCTCGTCCGGGCGGGCAACGACCTGTTCCGCCTGGTCAAGCGGCTGGGCGAGGAGCGCAAGAAGCGTCCGGGCGAGGACCTGATCTCCAAGCTCGTCAACGCCAACGACGACGGCGAGTCGCTGACCACCCAGGAGACCGGCTCGTTCTTCATCCTGCTGGTCACGGCGGGGAACGAGACCACGCGGAACGCGATCGCGCACGCGCTGCGGCTGTTCACCGAGTTCCCCGAGCAGCGGGCGCTGCTGCTGGAGGACTTCGAGGGACGGATCGGCGGCGCCGTCGAGGAGATCGTCCGGTACTCGACGCCGGTCATCCAGTTCCGCCGCAACGTCACGCGGGACTGCGAACTGAACGGCATGCCGCTGAAGAAGGGCGACATCGCCGTCCTCATCTACACCTCGGCGAACCGGGACGAGTCGGTGTTCACCGACCCCGACGCGTTCGACATCACCCGGTCCCCGAACCCGCACGTCGGCTTCGGGGGCCCCGGCCCGCACTACTGCCTGGGCGCCCACCTGGCGCGCCGCGAGATCACCGTGATGCTGCGGGAGCTGTTCACCCGGCTGCCCGACATCCGCAGCGCCGGGGAGCCGGAGCGGCTGCTGTCCCACTTCATCAACGGCATCAAGCGCATGGACTGCGACTTCCGGACGGAGACGCCCTCATGA
- a CDS encoding oxygenase MpaB family protein — protein MTREPDGLGPGSLTWRFFGDTRMALVGPRAAVLQNMLPALGQGVLDHSVFFDETFARVKRSAGPILNTVYGLDRAHATGTKVRDYHTDIKGTMPDGSRYHALDPETYYWAHATFFDNMLYGVETFIRPLGEDEKRRLYEESKTWYRMYGVSDRAMPEDWEAYQAYWKRMLDDEIVAHKTARYGVGYVSKGLPRPGRVPAPVWRAVSPPLNSVARFVTVGGLHPRMRELLGTPWSAADERRYRRFASGVRKLNRVWPLLPEAVRYVPQARKGFARARRRAR, from the coding sequence ATGACCCGCGAGCCGGACGGGCTCGGGCCGGGCTCGCTGACCTGGCGATTCTTCGGAGACACCCGGATGGCCCTGGTGGGCCCGCGCGCCGCCGTCCTGCAGAACATGCTCCCGGCGCTCGGCCAGGGCGTCCTCGACCACTCGGTGTTCTTCGACGAGACGTTCGCGCGGGTGAAGCGGTCCGCGGGCCCCATCCTGAACACGGTGTACGGCCTGGACCGGGCGCACGCGACGGGCACGAAGGTCCGCGACTACCACACCGACATCAAGGGGACCATGCCGGACGGGTCGCGCTACCACGCGCTCGATCCGGAGACCTACTACTGGGCGCACGCCACGTTCTTCGACAACATGCTGTACGGCGTCGAGACGTTCATCCGCCCGCTGGGCGAGGACGAGAAGCGCCGCCTCTACGAGGAGTCCAAGACCTGGTACCGCATGTACGGGGTCAGCGACCGAGCCATGCCGGAGGACTGGGAGGCGTACCAGGCGTACTGGAAGCGGATGCTCGACGACGAGATCGTCGCGCATAAGACCGCGCGGTACGGGGTGGGCTACGTGTCCAAGGGGCTGCCCAGGCCCGGAAGGGTTCCGGCGCCCGTGTGGCGTGCGGTGAGCCCGCCGCTGAACTCGGTCGCCCGGTTCGTCACGGTGGGCGGGCTGCACCCGCGCATGCGCGAGCTGCTCGGCACGCCGTGGAGCGCCGCGGACGAGCGCCGGTACCGGCGGTTCGCGTCCGGCGTCCGGAAGCTGAACCGGGTGTGGCCGCTGCTGCCCGAGGCCGTCCGGTACGTTCCGCAGGCCCGCAAGGGGTTCGCCCGCGCGCGGCGGAGGGCGCGATGA
- a CDS encoding AMP-binding protein → MTSRRDRLAWLGAAWRAGMLAPMPPRTLAAVVRAMRAYGALGAATAVGAARFGDRTAVVDDRGPVGYRDLDRGVNALATAWARRGIGPDGRVAILCRNHRGLLLALSAAGRLGAGIVLLNTDFAAPQLRRTVEEQGITALVHDAEFAPLVEGIEVPHGVYTAWSDGGACDLDELAAGRALAPPAPPRASALVILSSGTSGRPKGAMRSSAPSEPLALPGGILTRIPFRRNEAVLVAPPLFHGWGLTSATLALALGCTLVLHRRFDAERVVADLAERRCTALIAVPTMLSRVLAAPNLDGRDLSALRIIATGGGPLSAALTREATGAFGEVLYNFYGSTEASCISIATPADLAAAPGCAGTPPPGTVVSILDEDGRPVPPGTVGQVHVRSPTRFDGYTSGRAVAAAGAPLPIGDLGHVDRAGRLHIDGRADDMIVSGGENVHPAEIEELLAAHPDIAEAAVVGVPDEEFGQRLRACVVAAPGSSGGLDAEQVRKHVAANLARYKVPREVVFLDELPRTPTGKVVKRRLAAGS, encoded by the coding sequence ATGACGTCCCGCCGTGACCGGCTCGCGTGGCTCGGCGCCGCGTGGCGGGCCGGGATGCTCGCGCCGATGCCGCCGCGGACGCTGGCGGCGGTGGTGCGGGCGATGCGCGCGTACGGGGCGCTCGGCGCGGCCACCGCGGTCGGCGCCGCGCGCTTCGGCGACCGGACGGCCGTGGTGGACGACCGCGGCCCCGTCGGCTACCGCGACCTGGACCGGGGCGTCAACGCGCTGGCGACGGCCTGGGCCCGGCGCGGCATCGGGCCGGACGGGCGGGTCGCCATCCTGTGCCGCAACCACCGGGGCCTGCTGCTGGCGCTCTCGGCGGCGGGCCGGCTCGGGGCCGGGATCGTCCTGCTCAACACCGACTTCGCGGCGCCGCAGCTGCGCCGCACGGTCGAGGAGCAGGGCATCACGGCCCTGGTCCACGACGCGGAGTTCGCGCCGCTGGTGGAGGGGATCGAGGTCCCGCACGGCGTCTACACCGCGTGGTCCGACGGCGGCGCCTGCGACCTGGACGAGCTGGCGGCGGGCCGGGCCCTCGCCCCGCCCGCGCCGCCGCGCGCGAGTGCGCTCGTCATCCTGAGCAGCGGCACGTCCGGGCGGCCCAAGGGCGCCATGCGCTCGTCGGCGCCGAGCGAGCCGCTGGCGCTGCCGGGCGGCATCCTCACCCGGATCCCGTTCCGGCGGAACGAGGCCGTCCTGGTCGCCCCGCCGCTGTTCCACGGGTGGGGGCTGACGTCGGCGACGCTCGCGCTGGCCCTGGGGTGCACGCTCGTCCTGCACCGCAGGTTCGACGCGGAGCGCGTCGTCGCGGACCTGGCCGAGCGGCGCTGCACGGCGCTGATCGCGGTGCCGACGATGCTGAGCCGGGTGCTGGCGGCCCCGAACCTGGACGGCCGCGACCTGTCCGCGCTGCGGATCATCGCCACCGGCGGCGGCCCGCTCTCCGCCGCCCTGACCCGCGAGGCGACGGGCGCGTTCGGCGAGGTGCTCTACAACTTCTACGGCTCCACCGAGGCGTCCTGCATCAGCATCGCCACGCCCGCCGACCTGGCCGCGGCCCCGGGATGCGCCGGGACGCCGCCGCCCGGCACCGTCGTGTCGATCCTGGACGAGGACGGACGTCCCGTCCCGCCGGGGACGGTCGGGCAGGTGCACGTGCGCAGCCCGACGCGGTTCGACGGGTACACCTCCGGGCGGGCGGTGGCGGCGGCCGGGGCGCCGCTGCCCATCGGCGACCTGGGGCACGTCGACCGGGCGGGGCGGCTGCACATCGACGGCCGCGCCGACGACATGATCGTCTCGGGTGGCGAGAACGTCCATCCCGCCGAGATCGAGGAGCTGCTCGCCGCCCATCCGGACATCGCCGAGGCCGCCGTCGTCGGCGTCCCCGACGAGGAGTTCGGGCAGCGGCTGCGCGCCTGCGTCGTGGCGGCCCCCGGGTCGTCCGGCGGGCTCGACGCCGAGCAGGTCAGGAAGCACGTCGCCGCCAACCTCGCCCGCTACAAGGTGCCCCGCGAGGTCGTGTTCCTGGACGAACTGCCCCGCACACCGACCGGCAAGGTCGTCAAGCGGAGGCTGGCCGCCGGTTCCTGA
- a CDS encoding flotillin family protein, which yields MAIIIGAVVVGLIVLIILFKLIWKVAEPNEALIISGLGAKSKSETGLDSLGFKIVTGKGTAVLPGFQTSRRLRLDSRAGNLEVQCVTQQGIPVHVRGVVIYKVGDDLISIANAARRFLEQQASMDGAIHELFTGHLRSIIGNLTVEDLILNRERMTSETRMSAADEMSKLGLIVDSLQIQEIEDETGYITNLGRPHAARVSSAARIAEAERNQEATAREQETERENAAVIRDTEIKKAEYNGEVKQAEQQARQEVILRETRNAELEAERTEKRLESEIRKPADARAYEQVKLAGAQRDERIAYADAAKKEAERQADATRVMGEAQADAIRQKGLAEAEAIKARAEALAENTDAVIAQQLAEKWPEIVEAGAEVFGNVDNMIVLNGAQGVEDMLAKALTLGGTGLGVARQLLGDLNVKGAGQPAANGHAPEKPIPAEIPKPAKPEDD from the coding sequence ATGGCCATCATCATCGGTGCGGTCGTCGTCGGACTCATCGTCCTGATCATCCTGTTCAAGCTCATCTGGAAGGTCGCCGAACCGAACGAGGCGCTGATCATCTCGGGGCTCGGCGCCAAGTCGAAGTCCGAGACGGGGCTCGACAGCCTCGGCTTCAAGATCGTCACCGGTAAGGGCACCGCGGTGCTGCCCGGCTTCCAGACCTCCCGGCGGCTGCGGCTCGACAGCCGCGCCGGCAACCTCGAGGTCCAGTGCGTCACCCAGCAGGGCATCCCCGTCCACGTGCGCGGCGTCGTCATCTACAAGGTCGGTGACGACCTCATCTCGATCGCCAACGCGGCCCGCCGGTTCCTGGAGCAGCAGGCGTCCATGGACGGCGCCATCCACGAGCTGTTCACCGGTCACCTCCGCTCGATCATCGGCAACCTCACCGTCGAGGACCTGATCCTCAACCGCGAGCGGATGACCAGCGAGACCCGCATGTCCGCCGCCGACGAGATGAGCAAGCTCGGCCTGATCGTCGACTCCCTGCAGATCCAGGAGATCGAGGACGAGACCGGCTACATCACCAACCTCGGCCGCCCGCACGCCGCGCGCGTCTCGTCCGCCGCCCGCATCGCGGAGGCCGAGCGCAACCAGGAGGCGACCGCCCGCGAGCAGGAGACCGAGCGGGAGAACGCCGCCGTCATCCGCGACACCGAGATCAAGAAGGCCGAGTACAACGGTGAGGTGAAGCAGGCCGAGCAGCAGGCCCGGCAGGAGGTCATCCTCCGCGAGACCCGCAACGCCGAGCTGGAGGCCGAGCGCACCGAGAAGCGCCTCGAATCCGAGATCCGCAAGCCCGCCGACGCCCGCGCCTACGAGCAGGTCAAGCTCGCCGGCGCCCAGCGCGACGAGCGGATCGCCTACGCCGACGCCGCCAAGAAGGAGGCCGAGCGCCAGGCCGACGCCACCCGCGTCATGGGTGAGGCCCAGGCGGACGCGATCCGGCAGAAGGGTCTCGCCGAGGCCGAGGCCATCAAGGCCCGCGCGGAGGCCCTCGCCGAGAACACCGACGCGGTCATCGCGCAGCAGCTCGCGGAGAAGTGGCCGGAGATCGTCGAGGCGGGCGCCGAGGTGTTCGGCAACGTCGACAACATGATCGTCCTGAACGGCGCCCAGGGCGTCGAGGACATGCTCGCCAAGGCCCTCACCCTCGGCGGCACCGGGCTCGGCGTCGCGCGCCAGCTCCTCGGCGACCTGAACGTCAAGGGCGCCGGGCAGCCCGCCGCGAACGGCCACGCCCCCGAGAAGCCGATCCCCGCGGAGATCCCCAAGCCCGCGAAGCCCGAAGACGACTGA